One genomic region from Osmerus mordax isolate fOsmMor3 chromosome 4, fOsmMor3.pri, whole genome shotgun sequence encodes:
- the osbpl5 gene encoding oxysterol-binding protein-related protein 5 isoform X2 has protein sequence MKEENLFHRRLSLCPTPTSPPKIDTRALTRNLSYGGDSDLYPLSPGSESERNGLSMLSDELSPAQSPSSKVQKKNYRQEKKRAAKELFSTLKDPSVVIMSDWLKIRGSLKSWTKLWCALKPGVLLIYKTPKADHWVGTILLNACKLIERPSKKDGFCFKLYHPLDKSIWAIKGPRGENVGSITQPLPSNYLIFRAASESDGRCWMDALELALSCSSLYKLTAKTAKDCDVSTSSESSHILHLLQSTPLTDAEILQFNESLLGNHHMENDCSSDKSEREAHEDWDTAANDNGRLTEESDMDQSDELSPGLQATAYVEQGQEEMAEAGEASQVETVSEENKGLIWTLLKQLRPGMDLSKVVLPTFILEPRSFLDKLSDYYFHASLLSQAVLEESPYGRIKQVVRWYLSGFYKKPKGLKKPYNPILGETFRCCWLHPQTNSCTFYIAEQVSHHPPISAFYICNKKDGFSISGSILAKSKFYGNSLSAILDGKARLLLLGREEEYVITMPYAHCKGILYGTMTLELGGKITIECEQTRYAAELEFKLKPFLGGASSTNQISGKIHMGEELLATVDGHWDGEVFLQDRRSGQQEMLWNPTPEVRRTRLKRQVVQVDQQGPFESERLWQHVTSAIVDRDQNRATQEKFVLEEAQRSEARDRGDKPWSSRLFCLDPDTQEWTYRHMDTRPWDPETCLVQFEKDGLIQTQERSHRRHNGLSYTWASQQKAQLNGQHRKSSSQPSSCSQNTESSSTTPEPTHESSDNEGFLNQCSRCNKEVKDIAGIEASIASIQSTQQDMQRNLVALSRQLSRQRASEDSVTLTGRHCLILCVLLLSQLLLNYVFT, from the exons atgaaggaggagaacTTGTTCCATCGGAGGTTGTCCCTGtgtcccacccccacctccccgccGAAGATAGACACCCGCGCCTTGACCCGGAACCTGTCCTATGGGGGGGACAGTGACCTTTACCCTCTGAGTCCAG GAAGTGAGTCAGAGAGGAATGGCCTATCAATGCTGAGTGATGAACTTAGTCCCGCCCAGTCGCCCAGCAGCAAG gtccAAAAGAAGAATTACCGACAGGAGAAGAAACGGGCAGCCAAAGAACTGTTCAGCACTCTGAAGGACCCCAGCGTGGTCATCATGTCCGACTGGTTAAAG ATCCGTGGCTCCCTGAAGAGCTGGACCAAGCTATGGTGTGCTCTGAAACCCGGGGTCCTCCTCATCTACAAGACCCCCAAGGCAGACCACTGGGTGGGCACCATCCTGCTCAACGCATGCAAGCTGATCGAGAGGCCTTCCAAGAAGGACGGCTTCTGCTTCAAACTCTACCACCCTCTGGACAAGTCTATCTGGGCCATCAAG GGTCCGAGAGGAGAGAATGTCGGCTCCATCACCCAGCCTCTGCCCAGTAACTACCTTATCTTCAGAGCTGCCTCCGAGTCCGATG gcCGGTGTTGGATGGATGCTCTCGAGCTGGCCCTCAGCTGCTCCAGCCTGTACAAGCTGACGGCCAAGACAGCCAAGGACTGTGATGTCAGCACCTCGTCAGAGTCCTCCCACATCCTCCACCTGCTGCAGTCCACCCCCCTCACAGATGCAGAGATACTGCA GTTTAATGAGTCCCTGCTAGGAAACCACCACATGGAGAATGACTGCTCCTCTGACAAATCAGAGCGTGAAGCTCACGAGGACTGGGATACAGCAGCCAATGACAACGGAAGGCTGACGGAGGAGAGCGACATGGACCAATCAGACGAGCTGTCTCCTGGCCTGCAGGCCACAGCCTACgtggagcagggccaggaggagaTGGCCGAG GCTGGAGAGGCGTCGCAGGTGGAGACGGTGTCGGAGGAGAACAAGGGTCTGATCTGGACCCTGCTGAAGCAGCTGCGCCCAGGCATGGACCTGTCCAAGGTGGTGCTGCCCACCTTCATCCTGGAGCCCCGCTCCTTCCTCGACAAGCTCTCAGACTACTACTTCCACGCCAGCCTGCTCTCACA ggctgtgttggAAGAGAGCCCGTACGGCAGGATCAAACAGGTGGTACGCTGGTACCTGTCTGGCTTCTATAAGAAGCCCAAG ggtcTGAAGAAGCCGTATAACCCAATCCTGGGTGAGACGTTTCGTTGCTGCTGGCTCCACCCCCAAACAAATAGCTGCACCTTTTACATCGCAGAGCAG gtGTCCCACCACCCTCCCATCTCTGCCTTCTACATCTGCAACAAGAAAGATGGCTTCTCTATCAGCGGCAGCATCCTGGCCAAGTCCAAGTTCTACG GGAACTCTTTGTCGGCCATCTTGGACGGCAAGGCCAGACTGCTTCTgctgggtagagaggaggagtacGTCATCACCATGCCCTACGCACACTGCAAAG GTATTCTGTACGGCACTATGACCCTGGAGCTTGGAGGGAAGATCACCATAGAGTGCGAGCAGACCAGATATGCAGCCGAGCTCGAGTTCAAGCTTAAG CCCTTCTTAGGAGGAGCCTCCTCAACCAACCAAATCTCTGGAAAGATCCACATGGGGGAGGAGCTACTGGCTACAGTGGATGGTCATTGG GATGGCGAGGTGTTCCTGCAGGACAGGCGTTCAGGGCAACAGGAGATGCTGTGGAACCCAACTCCAGAGGTCCGCAGGACCAGACTCAAGAGACAGGTGGTCCAGGTCGACCAACAGGGGCCTTTTGAGTCGGAGag ACTGTGGCAGCATGTTACCAGTGCAATAGTGGACCGGGACCAGAACCGGGCTACACAGGAGAAGTTTGTCCTGGAGGAGGCTCAGAGGTCAGAGGCTCGAGACCGCGGAGACAAGCCCTGGAGCTCCAGACTGTTCTGCCTGGACCCCGACACACAGGAGTGGACCTACAGACACATGGA CACCAGGCCCTGGGACCCGGAGACTTGCCTGGTCCAGTTTGAGAAGGACGGACTGATCCAGACCCAGGAGAGGAGCCACAGGCGTCACAACGGCCTGTCCTATACCTGGGCCAGCCAgcagaag gcccaGCTGAATGGGCAGCACAGGAAGAGCAGCAGTCAGCCGTCCAGCTGCAGCCAGAACACTGAGAGCAGCAGCACCACTCCTGAACCCACACATGAGTCTTCTGATAACGAgg GGTTCCTGAATCAGTGTTCACGGTGCAACAAGGAAGTGAAGGACATAGCTGGGATCGAGGCCTCCATTGCGTCCATACAGAGCACACAGCAGGACATGCAGAG GAACCTGGTGGCTCTGAGCCGGCAGCTTTCTCGCCAGCGTGCGTCCGAGGACAGTGTGACGCTCACGGGTCGCCACTGTCTCATCCTCTgtgtcctcctgctctcccagctcctcctcaactACGTCTTCAcctga
- the osbpl5 gene encoding oxysterol-binding protein-related protein 5 isoform X1 codes for MKEENLFHRRLSLCPTPTSPPKIDTRALTRNLSYGGDSDLYPLSPGSESERNGLSMLSDELSPAQSPSSKSESKMFNGLEKECSSPTEKLARKESLKVQKKNYRQEKKRAAKELFSTLKDPSVVIMSDWLKIRGSLKSWTKLWCALKPGVLLIYKTPKADHWVGTILLNACKLIERPSKKDGFCFKLYHPLDKSIWAIKGPRGENVGSITQPLPSNYLIFRAASESDGRCWMDALELALSCSSLYKLTAKTAKDCDVSTSSESSHILHLLQSTPLTDAEILQFNESLLGNHHMENDCSSDKSEREAHEDWDTAANDNGRLTEESDMDQSDELSPGLQATAYVEQGQEEMAEAGEASQVETVSEENKGLIWTLLKQLRPGMDLSKVVLPTFILEPRSFLDKLSDYYFHASLLSQAVLEESPYGRIKQVVRWYLSGFYKKPKGLKKPYNPILGETFRCCWLHPQTNSCTFYIAEQVSHHPPISAFYICNKKDGFSISGSILAKSKFYGNSLSAILDGKARLLLLGREEEYVITMPYAHCKGILYGTMTLELGGKITIECEQTRYAAELEFKLKPFLGGASSTNQISGKIHMGEELLATVDGHWDGEVFLQDRRSGQQEMLWNPTPEVRRTRLKRQVVQVDQQGPFESERLWQHVTSAIVDRDQNRATQEKFVLEEAQRSEARDRGDKPWSSRLFCLDPDTQEWTYRHMDTRPWDPETCLVQFEKDGLIQTQERSHRRHNGLSYTWASQQKAQLNGQHRKSSSQPSSCSQNTESSSTTPEPTHESSDNEGFLNQCSRCNKEVKDIAGIEASIASIQSTQQDMQRNLVALSRQLSRQRASEDSVTLTGRHCLILCVLLLSQLLLNYVFT; via the exons atgaaggaggagaacTTGTTCCATCGGAGGTTGTCCCTGtgtcccacccccacctccccgccGAAGATAGACACCCGCGCCTTGACCCGGAACCTGTCCTATGGGGGGGACAGTGACCTTTACCCTCTGAGTCCAG GAAGTGAGTCAGAGAGGAATGGCCTATCAATGCTGAGTGATGAACTTAGTCCCGCCCAGTCGCCCAGCAGCAAG TCTGAGTCCAAGATGTTTAATGGTCTGGAGAAGGAGTGCTCCTCCCCCACGGAAAAGCTAGCCCGGAAAGAGTCCCTCAAG gtccAAAAGAAGAATTACCGACAGGAGAAGAAACGGGCAGCCAAAGAACTGTTCAGCACTCTGAAGGACCCCAGCGTGGTCATCATGTCCGACTGGTTAAAG ATCCGTGGCTCCCTGAAGAGCTGGACCAAGCTATGGTGTGCTCTGAAACCCGGGGTCCTCCTCATCTACAAGACCCCCAAGGCAGACCACTGGGTGGGCACCATCCTGCTCAACGCATGCAAGCTGATCGAGAGGCCTTCCAAGAAGGACGGCTTCTGCTTCAAACTCTACCACCCTCTGGACAAGTCTATCTGGGCCATCAAG GGTCCGAGAGGAGAGAATGTCGGCTCCATCACCCAGCCTCTGCCCAGTAACTACCTTATCTTCAGAGCTGCCTCCGAGTCCGATG gcCGGTGTTGGATGGATGCTCTCGAGCTGGCCCTCAGCTGCTCCAGCCTGTACAAGCTGACGGCCAAGACAGCCAAGGACTGTGATGTCAGCACCTCGTCAGAGTCCTCCCACATCCTCCACCTGCTGCAGTCCACCCCCCTCACAGATGCAGAGATACTGCA GTTTAATGAGTCCCTGCTAGGAAACCACCACATGGAGAATGACTGCTCCTCTGACAAATCAGAGCGTGAAGCTCACGAGGACTGGGATACAGCAGCCAATGACAACGGAAGGCTGACGGAGGAGAGCGACATGGACCAATCAGACGAGCTGTCTCCTGGCCTGCAGGCCACAGCCTACgtggagcagggccaggaggagaTGGCCGAG GCTGGAGAGGCGTCGCAGGTGGAGACGGTGTCGGAGGAGAACAAGGGTCTGATCTGGACCCTGCTGAAGCAGCTGCGCCCAGGCATGGACCTGTCCAAGGTGGTGCTGCCCACCTTCATCCTGGAGCCCCGCTCCTTCCTCGACAAGCTCTCAGACTACTACTTCCACGCCAGCCTGCTCTCACA ggctgtgttggAAGAGAGCCCGTACGGCAGGATCAAACAGGTGGTACGCTGGTACCTGTCTGGCTTCTATAAGAAGCCCAAG ggtcTGAAGAAGCCGTATAACCCAATCCTGGGTGAGACGTTTCGTTGCTGCTGGCTCCACCCCCAAACAAATAGCTGCACCTTTTACATCGCAGAGCAG gtGTCCCACCACCCTCCCATCTCTGCCTTCTACATCTGCAACAAGAAAGATGGCTTCTCTATCAGCGGCAGCATCCTGGCCAAGTCCAAGTTCTACG GGAACTCTTTGTCGGCCATCTTGGACGGCAAGGCCAGACTGCTTCTgctgggtagagaggaggagtacGTCATCACCATGCCCTACGCACACTGCAAAG GTATTCTGTACGGCACTATGACCCTGGAGCTTGGAGGGAAGATCACCATAGAGTGCGAGCAGACCAGATATGCAGCCGAGCTCGAGTTCAAGCTTAAG CCCTTCTTAGGAGGAGCCTCCTCAACCAACCAAATCTCTGGAAAGATCCACATGGGGGAGGAGCTACTGGCTACAGTGGATGGTCATTGG GATGGCGAGGTGTTCCTGCAGGACAGGCGTTCAGGGCAACAGGAGATGCTGTGGAACCCAACTCCAGAGGTCCGCAGGACCAGACTCAAGAGACAGGTGGTCCAGGTCGACCAACAGGGGCCTTTTGAGTCGGAGag ACTGTGGCAGCATGTTACCAGTGCAATAGTGGACCGGGACCAGAACCGGGCTACACAGGAGAAGTTTGTCCTGGAGGAGGCTCAGAGGTCAGAGGCTCGAGACCGCGGAGACAAGCCCTGGAGCTCCAGACTGTTCTGCCTGGACCCCGACACACAGGAGTGGACCTACAGACACATGGA CACCAGGCCCTGGGACCCGGAGACTTGCCTGGTCCAGTTTGAGAAGGACGGACTGATCCAGACCCAGGAGAGGAGCCACAGGCGTCACAACGGCCTGTCCTATACCTGGGCCAGCCAgcagaag gcccaGCTGAATGGGCAGCACAGGAAGAGCAGCAGTCAGCCGTCCAGCTGCAGCCAGAACACTGAGAGCAGCAGCACCACTCCTGAACCCACACATGAGTCTTCTGATAACGAgg GGTTCCTGAATCAGTGTTCACGGTGCAACAAGGAAGTGAAGGACATAGCTGGGATCGAGGCCTCCATTGCGTCCATACAGAGCACACAGCAGGACATGCAGAG GAACCTGGTGGCTCTGAGCCGGCAGCTTTCTCGCCAGCGTGCGTCCGAGGACAGTGTGACGCTCACGGGTCGCCACTGTCTCATCCTCTgtgtcctcctgctctcccagctcctcctcaactACGTCTTCAcctga